The following proteins are encoded in a genomic region of Synechococcus sp. CBW1002:
- the acnB gene encoding bifunctional aconitate hydratase 2/2-methylisocitrate dehydratase encodes MTVASSSPASSSPDPASVLSSYRAAAAERQALGVPPLPLNAAETQALTELLAAPPAGEEAFLLHLLSERIPPGVDEAAYVKAGWLSGVAQGSVSSPLVSPVEAVQLLATMIGGYNVGALIELLSSDDSTIAETAAEGLSRTLLVYDAYHDVFELAERNSYARRVIDSWAAAEWFTAKPELPAEITVTVFKVEGETNTDDLSPATHATTRPDIPLHAMAMLETRMPGGLELIAELKTKGHPVAYVGDVVGTGSSRKSAINSVLWHTGTDIPHVPNKRSGGVVLGSKIAPIFFNTAEDSGALPIECDVTALNSGDVITIRPYAGTIERAAGEANAGEIVARFELKPSTITDEVRAGGRIPLMIGRSLTDKVRAQLGLPASDLFIRPVAPADTGKGFTLAQKMVGKACGLAGVRPGTSCEPLMTTVGSQDTTGPMTRDEMKELACLGFSADLVMQSFCHTAAYPKPVDLRTHAELPDFMASRGGVALRPGDGIIHSWLNRMLLPDTVGTGGDSHTRFPLGISFPAGSGLVAFAAAIGAMPLDMPESVLVRFSGSLQPGVTLRDVVNAIPYVAIQQGLLTVAKEGKKNVFNGRIMEIEGLPDLKLEQAFELTDATAERSCAGSTIKLSVETVSEYLRSNVALLKNMIARGYGDARTLARRIQAMEAWLAKPVLMEADADAEYAAVIEIDLDAITEPILACPNDPDNVKTLSEVAGAPIDEVFIGSCMTNIGHYRAAATVLEGQGANAARLWVCPPTRMDEEMLRQEGYYAIFEAAGSRMEMPGCSLCMGNQARVEDDTTVFSTSTRNFNNRLGNGAQVYLGSAELAAVCAQLGRIPTKEDYLAIAAEKIDPNGATLYRYLNFDQIEGFEDQGRVVSSEEEAKVLAGV; translated from the coding sequence ATGACCGTTGCCAGCTCGAGCCCTGCCAGCTCCTCCCCCGATCCGGCCAGTGTCCTCAGCAGCTACCGCGCCGCCGCGGCGGAACGGCAGGCCCTGGGGGTGCCGCCCCTGCCCCTGAACGCCGCCGAGACCCAGGCCCTCACCGAGCTGCTGGCGGCACCGCCAGCCGGGGAGGAGGCCTTTCTGCTGCACCTGCTCAGCGAGCGCATCCCGCCGGGGGTGGATGAGGCGGCCTACGTGAAGGCCGGCTGGCTGAGCGGCGTGGCCCAGGGCAGCGTCAGCAGCCCCCTGGTGAGCCCGGTGGAAGCCGTGCAGCTGCTGGCCACCATGATCGGCGGCTACAACGTGGGCGCCCTGATCGAACTGCTCAGCAGCGACGACAGCACCATCGCCGAGACAGCGGCCGAGGGCCTCAGCCGCACCCTGCTGGTCTACGACGCCTACCACGACGTTTTCGAGCTGGCCGAGCGCAACTCCTACGCCAGGCGGGTGATCGACAGCTGGGCCGCCGCCGAGTGGTTCACCGCCAAGCCCGAGCTGCCGGCCGAGATCACCGTGACGGTGTTCAAGGTGGAGGGCGAAACCAACACCGACGACCTCTCCCCCGCCACCCACGCCACCACCCGGCCGGACATCCCCCTGCACGCCATGGCGATGCTGGAGACCCGCATGCCCGGCGGCCTGGAGCTGATCGCCGAGCTCAAGACCAAGGGCCACCCGGTGGCCTACGTGGGCGATGTGGTGGGCACCGGCAGCTCCCGCAAATCCGCCATCAACTCGGTGCTCTGGCACACCGGCACCGACATCCCCCATGTGCCCAACAAACGCAGCGGCGGCGTGGTGCTGGGCAGCAAGATCGCGCCGATCTTCTTCAACACGGCTGAAGACTCCGGCGCCCTGCCGATCGAGTGCGACGTGACCGCCCTCAACTCCGGCGATGTGATCACGATCCGCCCCTATGCCGGCACGATCGAGCGGGCGGCCGGTGAAGCCAACGCCGGCGAGATCGTGGCCCGCTTCGAGCTCAAGCCCAGCACGATCACCGACGAGGTGCGGGCCGGCGGCCGCATCCCCCTGATGATCGGCCGCTCCCTGACCGACAAGGTGCGCGCCCAGCTGGGCCTGCCCGCCTCGGATCTGTTCATCCGGCCGGTGGCCCCGGCCGACACCGGCAAGGGCTTCACCCTGGCCCAGAAGATGGTGGGCAAGGCCTGTGGCCTGGCGGGCGTGCGGCCGGGCACCAGCTGCGAGCCGCTGATGACCACCGTGGGCTCCCAGGACACCACCGGGCCCATGACCCGCGACGAGATGAAGGAGCTGGCCTGCCTCGGCTTCTCGGCGGATCTGGTGATGCAGAGCTTCTGCCACACCGCCGCCTATCCCAAGCCGGTGGACCTCAGGACCCACGCCGAACTGCCCGACTTCATGGCCTCCCGCGGCGGCGTGGCGCTGCGACCCGGCGACGGCATCATCCACAGCTGGCTCAACCGCATGCTGCTGCCCGACACCGTGGGCACCGGCGGCGACAGCCACACCCGCTTCCCCCTGGGCATCTCCTTCCCGGCCGGCTCGGGCCTGGTGGCCTTCGCCGCCGCCATCGGCGCCATGCCGCTCGACATGCCCGAATCGGTGCTGGTGAGATTTTCAGGTTCCCTGCAGCCGGGCGTGACCCTGCGCGATGTGGTGAACGCGATTCCCTACGTGGCGATCCAGCAGGGGCTGCTCACGGTGGCCAAGGAGGGCAAGAAGAACGTGTTCAACGGCCGGATCATGGAGATCGAGGGCCTGCCCGATCTCAAGCTGGAGCAGGCTTTTGAACTGACGGATGCGACCGCCGAACGTTCCTGCGCCGGCAGCACCATCAAGCTCAGCGTGGAAACGGTGAGCGAATACCTGCGCAGCAACGTGGCTCTGCTGAAGAACATGATCGCCCGCGGCTACGGCGATGCCCGCACCCTGGCCCGCCGGATCCAGGCGATGGAGGCCTGGCTGGCCAAGCCGGTGCTGATGGAGGCCGATGCCGATGCGGAGTACGCCGCCGTGATCGAAATCGACCTCGATGCGATCACCGAACCGATCCTGGCCTGCCCCAACGACCCCGACAACGTCAAGACGCTCTCGGAGGTGGCGGGCGCGCCGATCGATGAGGTGTTCATCGGCTCCTGCATGACCAACATCGGCCACTACCGGGCCGCCGCCACGGTGCTGGAGGGCCAGGGCGCCAATGCCGCCCGCCTCTGGGTCTGCCCCCCCACCCGCATGGACGAGGAGATGCTCAGGCAGGAGGGCTACTACGCGATCTTCGAGGCGGCCGGCAGCCGCATGGAGATGCCGGGCTGCTCGCTGTGCATGGGCAACCAGGCCCGGGTGGAAGACGACACCACCGTGTTCTCCACCAGCACCCGCAACTTCAACAACCGCCTCGGCAACGGTGCGCAGGTGTACCTGGGCAGCGCCGAACTGGCGGCGGTGTGCGCCCAGCTGGGCCGCATCCCCACCAAGGAGGACTACCTGGCGATCGCCGCCGAGAAGATCGACCCCAACGGCGCCACGCTCTACCGCTACCTCAACTTCGACCAGATCGAGGGCTTCGAAGACCAGGGCCGCGTGGTGAGCAGCGAGGAGGAGGCCAAGGTGCTGGCAGGAGTTTGA
- a CDS encoding IS66 family transposase, whose translation MGAPPAGISEVDWLSWPAGAREFILAQQEEMVQLRVQLTALATELAHLRERIGRSSRNSSKPPSSDGQGFRPPERRKGSGRKRGGQPGHPGSGPELLPIERVDEVVEHHPQACRRCGTLLQGQDPEPLRHQVIEIPPITPLVIEHRLHRLVCPCCSTSTCASLPAEVEVSHYGPRLSALVGLLGSAFPLSFSKTQALLDQLLGVQISRGAMATIRQRLSAALEQPMQEALAFARQQSVVYVDETGAPTGNADGGNPDGRRGWEWVMVTAMGVTVFLQSLSRSAAAAIDLLGNAFGGIVVSDRFSAYNHLPLEQRQLCWAHVIRDLTAIADRQGASGEIGAELLGLQQQLFAQWHRYKDGTIDWSTLQQGCRPIRQAFVGTLQRVVELGCQRGERTPWAKTVRTCHQLLQVSDGLWTFLEIEGIEPTNNAAERALRHSVIQRKISHGVQSRQGAICRSRLLTVTTSLRQQGRDIWQFLEQALIAHHRGGEMPSLLPNP comes from the coding sequence ATGGGCGCCCCTCCTGCTGGCATTTCCGAGGTGGACTGGTTGTCGTGGCCAGCTGGTGCCAGGGAGTTCATTCTGGCTCAACAGGAGGAGATGGTGCAGCTCCGCGTCCAGCTCACCGCCCTGGCGACCGAACTGGCCCATCTGCGCGAGCGGATCGGCCGCAGCTCCCGCAATTCTTCCAAGCCTCCCTCCAGTGATGGCCAGGGGTTTAGGCCGCCCGAACGACGCAAGGGCAGTGGCCGCAAGCGCGGCGGCCAGCCGGGCCATCCCGGATCTGGGCCGGAGCTGCTGCCGATCGAGCGGGTGGATGAGGTGGTCGAGCACCACCCCCAGGCCTGCCGCCGCTGCGGCACGTTGCTACAGGGTCAGGATCCCGAGCCCTTGAGGCACCAGGTGATCGAGATTCCACCGATCACGCCTCTGGTGATCGAGCACCGGCTGCACCGCCTGGTCTGCCCCTGCTGTTCCACCAGCACCTGTGCCTCGTTACCGGCGGAGGTGGAAGTAAGCCATTACGGTCCCCGGCTCAGTGCTCTGGTGGGTCTGCTGGGTAGTGCCTTCCCGTTGAGTTTCAGCAAGACCCAGGCGCTGCTGGATCAGCTGCTGGGGGTACAGATCAGCCGGGGAGCGATGGCCACTATCCGCCAGCGCTTGAGTGCAGCACTGGAGCAGCCCATGCAGGAGGCCCTTGCGTTTGCCCGTCAGCAGTCGGTGGTCTATGTCGATGAAACCGGTGCCCCCACCGGTAATGCCGATGGGGGCAACCCCGATGGCCGGCGCGGCTGGGAGTGGGTCATGGTGACCGCCATGGGGGTGACAGTGTTCTTGCAGAGCCTGAGCCGCTCGGCTGCCGCCGCGATCGACCTGCTCGGGAATGCCTTTGGCGGAATTGTGGTGAGCGATCGCTTCTCCGCCTACAACCATCTCCCGCTGGAGCAGCGCCAGCTGTGCTGGGCGCACGTGATCCGCGATCTCACTGCCATCGCTGACCGTCAGGGCGCCAGCGGTGAGATTGGAGCGGAGCTGCTGGGCCTGCAGCAGCAGCTGTTTGCCCAGTGGCACCGCTACAAAGACGGAACGATCGACTGGTCCACGTTGCAGCAGGGCTGTCGGCCGATCCGCCAGGCGTTTGTGGGCACGCTGCAGCGGGTTGTGGAGCTGGGCTGCCAGCGCGGCGAGCGAACGCCGTGGGCCAAGACGGTGCGTACCTGCCATCAGTTGCTGCAAGTGAGCGATGGCCTCTGGACCTTCCTGGAGATTGAAGGGATCGAGCCCACCAACAACGCAGCCGAGCGTGCCCTGCGCCATTCGGTGATTCAGCGCAAGATCAGCCATGGCGTCCAATCCCGCCAGGGTGCAATCTGCCGCAGCAGGTTGCTCACGGTCACCACCAGCCTGCGGCAACAGGGCCGTGATATCTGGCAGTTCCTGGAGCAGGCCTTGATCGCCCATCATCGCGGCGGTGAGATGCCATCGCTGTTGCCGAATCCCTGA
- a CDS encoding ClC family H(+)/Cl(-) exchange transporter — protein MRLRAFHFDRDSWQSTRSIRRLIEERWWAVALALLLTGFSAAAAALLFKTGVGWLGTWRLRLLEMAPAALVLPLMGGLGSLVSALLIRELAPTAAGSGITQVMVFLKGRPMPMGFRVAMVKLVAGILAIGSGFPLGPEGPSVQMGGSVAWRLAKVLRAPAAFLRVIVAAGGGAGIAAVFHAPIGGFFYAVEELLRGARPVVLLLVLVTTFLADTWADVMGLTALGLQSSGLNVKGFLLDREFTPMLRFLPVDLLYLIALGIVVGLLAELYCRYVIRMQWLSHRWFAPHLVSRMVIAGVLLGLVYACLPPEFRNNAGLQQAVAEGHVEIGTALGIFVLLFFSTGLSAASGAPGGLFAPMLTLGATIGLACGGLAEHLTGHVPTTFVFAGMGAFVAGCSRTPITAVFLAFALTKDLLILKPILVACLASFLVTQVLHGQSIYERQIELLRAFDANGKGTAAAHHSIAEPSNSST, from the coding sequence CTGCGGCTGAGGGCCTTCCACTTCGACAGGGACAGCTGGCAATCCACCCGGAGCATCCGCAGGCTCATCGAGGAGCGCTGGTGGGCTGTGGCCCTGGCGTTGCTGCTCACCGGCTTCAGTGCCGCCGCCGCCGCCCTGCTGTTCAAGACCGGCGTGGGCTGGCTGGGCACCTGGCGACTGAGGCTGCTGGAGATGGCTCCCGCAGCCCTGGTGCTGCCCCTGATGGGCGGGCTGGGGAGTCTGGTCTCGGCGCTGCTGATCCGGGAGCTGGCCCCCACGGCCGCGGGATCGGGGATCACCCAGGTGATGGTCTTCCTCAAGGGACGTCCCATGCCGATGGGCTTCCGCGTGGCAATGGTGAAGCTGGTGGCGGGGATCCTGGCCATCGGCTCGGGCTTTCCGCTCGGTCCCGAAGGACCCTCGGTACAGATGGGGGGATCGGTGGCCTGGCGGCTGGCCAAGGTGCTGCGGGCCCCTGCGGCCTTCCTGAGGGTGATCGTGGCCGCCGGCGGCGGGGCGGGCATCGCGGCCGTGTTTCACGCTCCGATCGGCGGCTTCTTCTACGCCGTGGAAGAACTGCTGCGCGGTGCCCGGCCGGTGGTGCTCCTGCTGGTGCTGGTCACCACCTTCCTGGCCGACACCTGGGCCGATGTGATGGGACTGACGGCCCTGGGTCTTCAGTCCAGCGGTCTGAACGTCAAGGGCTTCCTGCTGGACAGGGAATTCACCCCCATGCTCCGGTTCCTGCCCGTGGATCTGCTCTACCTGATCGCGCTCGGGATCGTGGTGGGTCTGCTGGCAGAGCTCTACTGCCGCTACGTGATCCGCATGCAGTGGCTGAGCCACCGCTGGTTCGCCCCGCATCTGGTGAGCCGCATGGTGATCGCCGGGGTTCTCCTCGGCCTGGTGTATGCCTGCCTGCCGCCGGAATTCCGCAACAATGCCGGCCTGCAGCAGGCCGTGGCTGAGGGCCATGTGGAAATCGGCACGGCGCTGGGGATCTTCGTCCTGCTGTTCTTCAGCACGGGTCTTTCCGCAGCGTCCGGAGCTCCCGGGGGCCTGTTCGCGCCGATGCTCACCCTGGGGGCCACCATCGGCCTGGCCTGCGGGGGCCTGGCCGAGCACCTCACCGGCCACGTGCCCACCACCTTCGTGTTCGCGGGCATGGGGGCCTTTGTGGCGGGCTGCTCCCGCACGCCGATCACCGCCGTGTTCCTCGCCTTCGCCCTCACCAAAGACCTGCTGATCCTCAAGCCGATCCTGGTGGCCTGCCTGGCCAGCTTCCTGGTGACCCAGGTCCTGCATGGACAATCGATCTACGAACGCCAGATCGAGCTGCTGCGGGCCTTCGACGCCAACGGAAAAGGGACAGCGGCGGCTCACCACTCAATCGCTGAGCCGAGCAATTCGTCGACCTGA
- a CDS encoding 3-deoxy-7-phosphoheptulonate synthase has translation MTATSDLHVVETRPLVPPALLHRDLPITETSSATVQQARERIKAILRGDDARMLVIVGPCSVHDVAAAQEYAAAIQELRQRHRGELEVVMRVYFEKPRTTVGWKGLINDPHLDGSYDINTGLRRARTLLLHLAEMGLPAATELLDPVVPQYIADLISWTAIGARTTESQTHREMASGLSMPIGFKNGTDGSATTAIHAMQAAARPHHFLGINSEGQASIVTTTGNPDGHLVLRGGKTGTNYHREAIEAASLSLEKENLPARLMVDCSHGNSNKDYRRQGEVLEQVAEQLRQGSRRVMGVMLESHLVAGSQKIPKDLSQLAYGQSITDACIDLATTRQLLDHLAAAVRQACDRQLAAA, from the coding sequence ATGACAGCCACCTCCGATCTGCACGTGGTGGAGACCCGGCCCCTCGTTCCACCGGCACTGCTGCACCGGGATCTGCCGATCACGGAGACCTCTTCCGCCACGGTGCAGCAGGCCCGCGAGCGCATCAAGGCGATCCTGCGCGGCGACGATGCCCGCATGCTGGTGATCGTGGGTCCGTGCTCGGTGCACGATGTGGCCGCGGCCCAGGAGTACGCCGCGGCGATTCAGGAGCTGCGCCAGCGCCACCGCGGCGAGCTGGAGGTGGTGATGCGGGTCTATTTCGAGAAGCCCCGCACCACCGTGGGCTGGAAGGGGTTGATCAACGATCCCCATCTCGACGGCAGCTACGACATCAACACCGGCCTGCGCCGCGCCCGCACCCTGCTGCTCCACCTCGCTGAGATGGGACTGCCGGCCGCCACCGAGCTGCTCGATCCGGTGGTGCCCCAGTACATCGCCGACCTGATCAGCTGGACCGCCATCGGCGCCCGCACCACCGAAAGCCAGACCCACCGGGAGATGGCCTCGGGACTGTCGATGCCGATCGGCTTCAAGAACGGCACCGATGGCAGTGCCACCACCGCCATCCATGCCATGCAGGCGGCGGCGCGGCCGCACCATTTCCTGGGCATCAACAGCGAGGGGCAGGCCTCGATCGTGACCACCACCGGTAATCCCGATGGTCATCTGGTGCTGCGCGGCGGCAAGACCGGCACCAACTACCACCGCGAAGCGATTGAGGCGGCCTCCCTCTCCCTGGAGAAGGAGAACCTGCCGGCCCGGCTGATGGTGGATTGCAGCCACGGCAATTCCAACAAGGACTACCGCCGTCAGGGCGAGGTGCTGGAGCAGGTGGCCGAGCAGCTGCGCCAGGGCTCCCGGCGGGTGATGGGCGTGATGCTGGAAAGTCATCTGGTGGCGGGCAGTCAGAAGATCCCCAAGGACCTCAGCCAGCTCGCCTACGGCCAGAGCATCACCGATGCCTGCATCGATCTGGCCACCACGCGGCAGTTGCTCGACCATCTCGCCGCTGCGGTGCGCCAGGCCTGTGATCGGCAGCTGGCGGCGGCATGA
- a CDS encoding diacylglycerol/polyprenol kinase family protein encodes MDNWALSQLVGIGVLALWLGLLAGAATAMAKRWPEQREWRRKVVHVGCGPVILLAWWLGIDRNIAIGLAGLITALAALNHRLRVLPAIEDVGRASYGTVAYGAAVTLLLWLYWPDQAAAVAAGVLVMAWGDGLAGLVGVSVASPSWRLWGQRKSVAGTSAMAAASLSVLLLLQAFSAVPSPAVGGATTWLVPIGIALVACLLEQAALLGLDNLTVPLAVGWLWSLCYPGASL; translated from the coding sequence GTGGACAACTGGGCCCTGAGCCAGCTGGTCGGCATCGGCGTCCTGGCCCTCTGGCTCGGCCTGCTGGCAGGAGCCGCCACGGCAATGGCGAAGCGCTGGCCGGAGCAACGTGAGTGGCGCCGCAAGGTCGTGCATGTGGGCTGCGGTCCGGTGATCCTGCTGGCCTGGTGGCTGGGGATCGACCGCAACATTGCCATCGGCCTGGCTGGGCTGATCACCGCCCTGGCCGCTCTCAATCACCGCCTGCGGGTGCTGCCCGCCATCGAAGACGTGGGCCGCGCCAGTTACGGCACCGTGGCCTACGGAGCCGCTGTCACCCTGCTGCTGTGGTTGTACTGGCCGGATCAGGCCGCTGCCGTGGCAGCGGGCGTGCTGGTGATGGCCTGGGGGGATGGCCTGGCGGGCCTGGTGGGTGTCTCGGTCGCCTCGCCCAGCTGGCGTCTCTGGGGCCAGCGCAAATCCGTGGCGGGCACCAGCGCCATGGCCGCCGCCAGCCTCAGCGTGCTGCTGTTGCTGCAGGCCTTCTCGGCAGTGCCCAGCCCGGCCGTCGGCGGCGCCACGACCTGGCTGGTCCCCATCGGCATCGCCCTGGTGGCCTGCCTGCTGGAGCAGGCGGCCCTGCTCGGCCTCGACAACCTCACGGTGCCCCTGGCCGTGGGCTGGCTCTGGAGCCTCTGCTACCCCGGAGCCAGCCTGTAG